The Spinacia oleracea cultivar Varoflay chromosome 2, BTI_SOV_V1, whole genome shotgun sequence DNA segment AGTTTGAGTGAGGTATTCATTAAAGGTAGAGAATTCAGGGTGTTTTTTAAGGATTTTGGTAATGTTAAAGGCAGTGGTGGCAGGAATGAGGAGGGCAAGGAGGAGAAGAGAAAGAACCACCGCCATAGATGGCTGCATTGTGGATGTGGTGGCGACGGGTGAGGGAGAAAAGGGAAGAGAGATTGAAGGGTGATGGTGGGGAAGAGTGGTGCATGTGAAGAGTGGAGGAGAGGGAgtataaaactataaatagtaTGGAGTTATTGTGGTATGCTTACTGGTCCAGGGTGTTGATTGCTCTAAAGTGGGGCCCAGGGTTTACTGCAACTCTGCAAGCAGGAATAATCAATCATTTTGAGTGTTATTCGTTTCCCAATTAGCATGTCACTATTGGGTGGGCTCACTTAGAAACAATTCTTGATGGGGCCCTATGGTTCTTAAACCGACAGTTTAGGCCATTTTATACACAAGGTTTCTGCTAATAGTTACTCCGTACTCTGGTAGTAATTTAGCAGCAAAATAACAAActtgttttctttttcattctttaaaatataattccgcTTTATTTAAAGTTATATTTATAGACAAATGTTTTTATCATATCTTTCCATAACGAAAAATGACATCAAATGTAAAGTAGGCGTCAATCCACTATGAACTCGGGACTGAAGATGACACAAGGCTGAACCGTTCAAAAGCATGACATGACCATACACGAAACAAAGCACGGGCAAAACACAAGTGTGCCTGAAGAGCGACAAAGCCCGCAAACATCAGTGAAATTAGGCTCATGCACGTAAGCATATCACAAAGGCACGTGAGCTTGGTCGTGTCTGTGTCTGTAATGtcctttcaaaattcaagcacgGCACGGAACGAGGTTCAACCCCACTCAAGCCAAGGCCATctttactcaaaaaaaataggAGTAAGATGCTCCCGGAATACAACTTTGGATATAATGGTTAAAagcttaataaaaaaaaacaattatcaTGTTTAAATGTTCAAAATTTTATCTGCGTTCAAAATTTTGTTCATTGTTGATACATTATACAAAAAAGATTCCTAACTATGTGCAGTATCTGTTAGGTGTCTTTGGTGTGGGACTTAAGAAAGGGAAAGAAAAAGAGCACAATTgatttcctttttgttgtttaGTTAAGTCAATTTTCTCATTTCGTacctttttcattttaatttccccCATTAATGTTACACTTCCTTCTGCTAGCCTCTAGTTTTATCATTGTTCAAAATAAGATCTACTACGTATCACACAATTATCCGATAGTGTCTATTGATTATTCTCACTGTTCAACTAGTTGTACCAAATCCCATAAGTCGGTAATGGACTCTTCTTTTCTATACCACCCCTTATCCCTCCTACACATACTCCATTTAAAGTTACGATAGTTTAGGGAAAAGAAAGTTAATTGTATACTGTAGTTTCTTTGTATCACTTTCTTTGCCCACATTTTGATCTTCATTGGTAAAATACATTGTCGGCAACTAGTATAATATTTTGCTCAAACATACAAATGATGTTTGGTGCGCTAGTTGGTTGGTGAGTGAAATAAAACATATCTAATTTTCTATCAAGTCTTGGTTGAACAATAATAGAAGAGTAAACTACTATGTACAACGACTAATGACTTAATGAGGCATCCTGACCCACATGGCTTTGTATAAAAAACATCATTAGAAAGTTTATTGGGTTTTTTAACAATGTGCCCTTGAATTATTACGTTTCTAAGTTACGTTCCTAAGAGGGGTGAAATTTTTTAATACACCATGACCTTGCCGTTAAATCTAACATTAAGATATTCCGGTGTTACTATTCACAGTTCACCATCTTCTTCCTTATATTGCACCTCAACCAATACACACGAAAACGCCATTGTCAACCTTACTTCCTTACTGTCTCCCTGTACCATCCCTCTTTCCCCTCTGCCATTTAATCACATATGCCAGACCACCACCATGAAGTCAGCATGAACCACCTTCCTCCTTCCTTGGACTAGTTAACCCAACCCCATACTCCACCACCTTAGCCAACGACAAAACCTAATCcttccccctctctctctcttagtgtctctccttcctccttccttgGAAAGTAATCTAACCCCTATCTCAACCTTTTCTTACTCTTCATTTCCTACTTTTCAAAATGCAATTCATTAATGTCTGTCATTAATGCATCATTAGATATGGTAAATTTCTAACTTAATGGACTTAAGAGTACCACGTGTAACTTTAAAAAACAATAGGTACAACATGGAAAATGCAATAACACATCGGTAAATTATAGATAACCCCAAATACACTTGAAATGGTAACTTGGAAGAAAGCAAATGAGCTACAAGAATAGGTATTTAGATAGGATAGTTTTGCGATTAGAGCAATCTCTGATCGTTCACATGAGATGATGAGAACCCTCTATAATAGATTCTATGCTGTTTTTCACTCTTTCCCTTTCTATTTTAAGACTTGTTGTATAGTCAACTTCAGTGGAGGTTTTTTCTACCCACAAACTATCCGATAGGATAGCATTTCTTCAAAATAGGTTGCAATATTCAGACATGAAACACAACTCTCCCGATCACACTCATAGACAACATTTAGTATTGACTAAAGATAAAATTAGTATCTGCAACTATCGTCTCTTTCCTTCCATTAACTTAATTAGTTCCTAAAAAATACATCCTACAAAGAAATGGAAACTTCTTTAGCAAAACAATGATCGGAGAAAGCGGGGACTACATTCTCATACCTAATAAAAACTGATGACATCATAACCACCTCCCTAACACAACAGCATTACCTTTTTCTTCTCATCTAAGTTAATTCCCATTAAAATCCGAACCCTAATTGCAAAAACCCATTATCTACAATCACAACAGATGGATCACTAGTGTCGGCTAATCCATAATCTCGCCTATAGCACACAATAGCTATAGATTGAGGTGGGCTTAGCAAGATACCTCCGTTGAGTGCAGAAGATACTTCTTAAGATTTAGAACTGATGAAGATGAACCCACCCATTCATTAGACATTGTCTATTGATGACCCTAAATTGCCTTGTTGGAAAAGAAGAGTGCTTTTAGAAAAAAAGTGGCGCGAGAAAGGAGTGACAAGATCTACTTTGAAATGAGTCTTTTGGTCCGTATGTAAAACACAATCGTCAATCCGCCATCCCATGGAGAAGATTTCATATACACACACCAAGTGTGGTGAGTCACGCACCACGTACGTATAACAGAAAATCAGGCATAAGATGGCACTACGTGTGACAGGCATAGGGGTGCATATTGTGCACGCACCACTTAGAAAAACATATGGCATCTCTTCTTCTATGTACACACAAGTGTACAATAGAATTATGAAAGTTCATGGGTACATCTACAACTGCAAAAGGCAATACCCCAAGATTACATTGACATACCCCAAAGACAACTATGGGTACATGTAGATTATAACATTCGTTAAGGTAAAAAATTACTTGAACAAGTAGGTACGGATGATAAAATTCTAATTCCTCACACAACTATTGTACACTCAAAAGATATTCAGCCTTGTTAGCAAAAAGCGCTTCATGAGAGTCGGGAAGTCAGACACTACAGAAGAAGCATCTAAAAGGACTACACACATGAAGTATCTTAGATAGCAAAGGAAACAGAGGTGCAAGACAAAGTAAAATCCGAAAACTTTCAGGCGGTTGTAAAAGAAATGTATTTAAAATCCAAACATATAGAAGGGACTGCTAAGAAAATCTCTACAACGTGTGGTGACATCAAGATGCCTAAAATTAATGAAACACATCCTAGAGCAGAGCTAATTTGGCAGAAAGATACCAGCCCTACGTGGTTGTAGCAATGTCAATGCCAGTATATAGTACGAGTGTACGACTGATGCACTCTACAAAGTACAATCTGAGGACATGCAGCTAACATATAACAACCTTTGAGTCCATAATTGTATAATCAGGGGGGAAATTCATTTTTAATCTACAGACTAGGAAGCATCTCCTGGAGCAAAATAACCCCCTTCTAAACCAGTGATCACATCAAAGTATGAGAAGTGGACACCCAACTCATATACTTCTTCCAAGCATGATGAACTTAAATTTTCTTTAGCCGTATATAAAACTGTTTCCTATTTTTTAGGGAATACACCAACCTAAAGTCATAATTTCACAAAAGCTAGCCTATAGCACAAAACTATAGTGTAAGGTCACATATGAAGTCTAGAAAGTCTAATTATCCAAGCAAAAATATGTTATAGAAGTCCAAAACCACAGGAGGGCAAGACAGCACCACCAGGGACACAAATGTGTCATACTCCACATCAATTGACAACATAACTAGGGAAGCAAGAGAAGATTCCCTTACATCAAGTTCATCCCCCTCTTGCCTGTCAGTTATCATACAATTTGAGAATGGAATAAAGAGGTCGATCCCTCATACTTATCATAGAAATACTGAGATAATAATTTTTATCAACTTTCGGATGCAAGCTTCTAAAAGGCTTTAAGGCGATATATTATAGCTGATCTTcaaagaaaattaataattaattgttATCTTAACACCATTATTTTCAGACATTGTTTTGTTTGGGATGTGACATTGATAAAAAGCATAATTTGATGTGCTAAGTGctaacacacacacaaaaaaaacaaaaacaaaaactggTGGTTTACCTTTGACGACCAGAAACCATACTCATGCTTCCTTAATTAAACAGTGGAGAATAGATCCACCAGTGACATATCCAGCAAGGACTCAACCATCTTTCCTGTGTCCATTTGCCTTGCATCAATATCTGTttaccttttttattttttggaagaTAGAAAATGCACTCTTAAGATCCGACAAGAATAAGCGAACTTACTTTCTCTTTCTTCGATCAATGCCACTATTCCTTGTATCATTCTTTGCAACAACAGACCCAGGAGCGTTTGCAAATTGCATAGGAGGAACGGCTACAGAGGGCCCAGACGTGGGAGGAATTGCCGGAGGAAGGCGTAATGGGGCAGCAGTTGGAGCTGGAGGATCAGGAGCAGATTCAGGAAGGGGTCTGGGTAAAATGTGCTTCAACCTGTTGTTTCTGTAGTTCTTCCAGAAATAGAACTGTTGTCTGTGTGCCAATTCCTGAAAGTTTGAAGTAATTATGGATAACCAAGTAAAACTGTAAAATCATCCTGGAACAGTAACATTTCTTCCAAGGAATTCAGAAAGAAACATTATTGCATTTAGCAGCTAACAAATCTATTACTCCGCATCTGAAAACAATTGCGTCCAAGGGTTGCAGCCATTCGTCCACTTTGTAATGTAAATTTTGGTAAataggaagaaaagaaaaacaaaagaaagggatCTGTCTACACGTCCAATATGGTAGGTCGTGATGATCATGAGCTTTTATGTGCTTTTACTCGAAAATCTCATACTAAATCCCAATCCCATGGTGAACTCCACCCTTAACCATATGTTTAATCCCCATAATTTCTACTACCACTCAGTAGTCAGCAGTGTATAAAAAGCGCAAAGCGCACTAAATCGATATGAGTCCGCCTAAGCGCAAAACGCAAGGCGCGTGCTTCATCCAAGTGAAGCCCActttttaataattaaagttttttttttactattatgCATATACATCATACTAAAATAACCCAAATATATTTAAAAATCAGATTTGCTTCCAAAACTACATTACTCTttattttaacaaaaataaagcatATAACATAGTGTTTATCAAGAAGCTAGGTCCGGCTGTTGTGACTGtagtcttcttcttttcttcttcttccttttcttttggacTCTTGGCCCACTTTCTATTGTTAACGATTAATAGGGTGTGGTCCAAAACACAATaacaatatataaaaaaatcttTCAACGtaagtaataaaaaaatataaaaaattcaaTGAAGCGCCAAAAAGCGCGCTCGACCTATTTAAGCGCTTTGCCCTAGAGGTTTGCGCTTTAAGCGCGCATTTTTAAACATTGGTAGTTAGTACTACCTCTAAAATGGCAATGAATtagaaatttatgaagaaaaacacatGTCTGAAGCAGCAGTTCCACTTTCATCATCATTGACATTAACATGTAACTCTTTCTTGCAAAACTACACTTATCTCATCATTACTACTATTATACTGCCCACGAAATAGTAAAAGGTGTTGTTGCAACCAGCAACTAAATTCCCCATACAATTACAAAAATTTAGATACCAAATATAATAGTTAAATGACCTTCCAGTAATATAGCACAATTATACATTTTATAACTTggaattttttttgtcaaaccCGCATCTCTTGCTCCCTAGTTCTTATACACTCTCCTTAAGCTAATAATGGGTGGGAGCCAATTTGATATCTTAACAGTGACAGAAAGCTCACAACTCCATGAGACACACACattattatacatttatacctttaatattaaaatctaaaataaaaatccCATCCTTAAAGTCcttcattttctattttcatCCATTTCACTCTTACAGATTGAaccattttaaattaaaaacagaGGCAACTCATTCCTCCCCGTCCAAATTTGAGTGTTTCATGTGGATAAAACATACTTCTATGGTCACCTTTAAGATGCATAAGGTCAAAACAGATCACAATCAGTAACTCACATTCTAAACTTGTGCAGTTTTAACCCCCAACCTCCATCAAGAAAAGTAGAGGGGGGAAGGGACTACCACAATCAATTCCTTGGACATCATGTCAATTAACTGTAACCAAGTCTTACAAAATTTAGATGAACATGTAATACATGCTCTCTGCGCAATATTTTAAGAACTAATTACATACAGACGCCGATTGCAATATAGCTCTGTGGCTTATTTTTGAAAATGCGTTAACATTTTTCTTTTTCACCTCAATTGCCCAATTTTCAACTTTACAAAAGCTTATCTGATTTAATCTGAAGTTTGAACTAACCAGAATTTTATCACCTTATGTTCTGTAGTAAAATGAACTTGGTAACCGCAGCCCTTATCTAAATTTATTCTTATTGTGACTTATCTTTTTTAGGTTACGTAACTGTAGAAGAACAATGTTATATTCTCTTTTGTGACATGGCGTAGGACAAATACATAGAACCCACATATCAGCATTGGTAGATCATGAGGGCACACAGACAAACCGACAGTTTCCCAAACCAACACGTGTTACACTATACACCTCTAACCTAAAAGATGGAATACTTGATGGAACAGGAGATATGGGTAGAACGAAAGTCTTTGCTCTGAATTGTAGATGTACACTAACCATGACAGGTCAAGAacacttttcttttgtttcacaacCAACATTTTAATACATAAGGACAAAGGACAAGTAAGATAGCACAATAACCTTATTCCCAGGATGAGCCATTGCATTGCGGAAGTTTGCATTTTGTAAAAGCTCGAGAAAGTACAAGCAGTGCGGATACCTGAATTTGATGAGGTCATGTTAGGCAAGCAAGAAAAAAGAACatctggaagaatgtttccatctCATAAACAAAAAAATGCCAAACTGCATGAGTTTTAGACTTTTAGGTGACCAACCAATTAAAGCAAATACACATATATACTcacattataaattttaaatactCCGGTCGCTGCCAATATTGAAGGTAATTCAAATAACCAACAAAAGCTTCGTCTTCGAAGTAGCGATTCTGTGCCAAATCTACAAGCAGGAAATAGTTTTTAGCTTATTACAAAGTCATTGCACAACTCCAGGTTTGTTATCTAACCAGATACAAGTGACGTGACGTACAATGGATGTAAGTTGGATTCGAAAGACACTGAACAAACTCCAATTCAAGCAAAAAGCGTTGTCGACCATCATCTGGATCCTTGTAGACAACTTTTGGCCTGGGAACCAACATCCATAAAGCAAACCAGTATcagaaagggaaaaaaaacaGCAGAAATGGACCAAAAGGGTTTTGAATGAATGAGTGCAAATGGAATGTTCAGAGAGCGGGAAAAAGGGTTAGGAACATTACGAGGACGGGGACTTAGCCTTGTCATCAGCATCATCTGTAGAAGCCATTGATTAAAGAAATAAACTCAGATGCAATGCGAACTTTGGCTTATCTGCAATCAATAAAAAGGATTCAAGTTACATAAAAGCCACATGATACAAGTTCAATTTCCGATTTAGGTATCTGTTATTTcttaattcaaaatcaaatttaaAAGTTTCATGAACATGTAGCATATTCCTAACATAATATGACATAATTCCAACATAAAATCAGCCAATTTGCACCCAAttgaaatcaaattcaaaatattcTGGAACTAGCATTGAATGAAAGAAAAACAACCAAAAGAATGATAAAAATTAAAACGGAAATTAGGGCTTGTAGAACTCAAATTACAATATCAGAAAAGAAATTGATCAAActcaaaattgaaattaaaatataaaaatataatgcAATTTCATAGAATTACATGGTAATCAAATTTTACCAGGGAGTTGATGAGCGGGATACTGACTGACCACCGTAAATTGCTAAGTTTCTTAGCTCGTAATCAACCAATGGTGAAACTTATCAGCAATTAGAGAGAGAACCGGTGGTGTTATACTCCAGGACTTGTGTTCGAATTCTTTGATATAGTATTGTTGGTTTGCTTTTGTCAGCTTGAATTTGGGCGGGTTTAGGTAAAATTTGCGGCATTACATACAATTTGGCATCATTACTCTAGGGCaaagtcacaccatcaacttgatagTTTGACTGTGACGCACTCCCCAGTCCCTATCAATCTAATTTGACAGCTCAAACAAGTGTTCGTAATTTCATAAGTACTACcactccgtttcaaaatgatcttttcacttttcgttttagttagtttcataatatttttttacgttatactttattctattttttgacatgaaaatttataaaCTTACCCCTCTTATCTCACAACGTTACAAGAATGACCAATTATTTGTTGGTTCAGAGGTGATGGGGCTGAACTTGGGAGGGAGAACCCGTGTTTGATCCCCCGctacaacaattgggaggggactgaaacctatccacccagaactcgccccgaatcccgATTAACCCTAAAGGTGAATCGGgtactaacaccaaaaaaaaaaaaaaaaagttacaagAATGGGGACATAAATCGACGTAGTTTATTGTGGTTGTCTGGCCTTCAAAATTATGTTCTACTAagtagggatgtcagtggggcgggtttcgtGGGAGACCCGCCCAGCATCCGCCCCAAATAAAGCGGGAATTGGGGTAAGTTTGGCGGGTGATGCGAGGATGCATGTAAAAATCTTACCCACCATAATATCCAGGCAGGTGGTAGGGTGGAGATGAATTTTAGTTTGTACCTGTTGGGCGgagatggggatgaatttttACCCGCCATGGTGTTGGCGATGAagattttaggtgggga contains these protein-coding regions:
- the LOC110787939 gene encoding mediator of RNA polymerase II transcription subunit 31-like, with product MASTDDADDKAKSPSSPKVVYKDPDDGRQRFLLELEFVQCLSNPTYIHYLAQNRYFEDEAFVGYLNYLQYWQRPEYLKFIMYPHCLYFLELLQNANFRNAMAHPGNKELAHRQQFYFWKNYRNNRLKHILPRPLPESAPDPPAPTAAPLRLPPAIPPTSGPSVAVPPMQFANAPGSVVAKNDTRNSGIDRRKRKKDG